A stretch of the Mycobacterium sp. ITM-2016-00317 genome encodes the following:
- a CDS encoding P1 family peptidase: MRARDLGLVIGEHPTGPANAITDVAGVRVGHTTLDADGPPAVHTGVTVVVPHDDIWTEPVFAGSHRLNGSGELTGLEWIRESGELTTAIGLTNTHSVGVVRDELVAAQVRARGEGLYWSLPVVGETYDGLLNDINGFHVRPEHVRSALDSASAAPPAEGNVGGGTGMICHGFKGGIGTSSRVTDTATGRYTVGVLVQANHGRRERLRINGVPVGELIGPSEVPLPDLPPRYEPGSGSIIVIVATDAPLLPHQCTRLAQRAALAVGRLGGTGEQYSGDLMLAFSTGNRGIPPYAWDEDVNVSRPEVAVRMVAPQLMTRLFDLTIEATEEAIVNAMVAATTMTGHNGFTAHALDHGLLRQALDINPPSSQEIS; the protein is encoded by the coding sequence GTGCGTGCCAGAGACCTGGGCCTGGTGATCGGGGAACACCCCACCGGACCTGCCAACGCCATCACCGACGTCGCAGGCGTGCGGGTCGGGCACACGACCCTCGATGCCGACGGTCCCCCGGCCGTCCACACGGGCGTGACCGTGGTCGTCCCACACGACGACATCTGGACCGAGCCGGTGTTCGCCGGCTCCCACCGGCTCAACGGCAGCGGCGAACTGACCGGCCTGGAGTGGATCCGCGAGTCCGGCGAGCTGACCACCGCCATCGGACTGACCAACACCCACAGCGTCGGCGTGGTGCGCGACGAGCTGGTGGCGGCCCAGGTGCGCGCCCGCGGCGAGGGGCTCTACTGGTCGCTGCCGGTGGTGGGTGAGACCTACGACGGCCTGCTCAACGACATCAACGGCTTCCATGTCCGGCCGGAGCACGTGCGCTCCGCGCTCGACAGCGCCTCGGCCGCGCCGCCCGCCGAGGGCAATGTCGGGGGCGGCACCGGCATGATCTGCCACGGTTTCAAGGGCGGCATCGGCACCTCGTCGCGGGTCACCGATACCGCCACCGGCAGGTACACGGTGGGCGTGCTGGTCCAGGCCAATCACGGCCGGCGCGAACGACTCCGGATCAACGGCGTCCCCGTCGGCGAACTCATCGGCCCCTCGGAGGTTCCACTGCCGGACCTGCCGCCCCGCTACGAGCCCGGGTCGGGGTCGATCATCGTCATCGTCGCCACCGATGCGCCCCTTCTCCCCCATCAGTGCACCCGGCTGGCACAGCGCGCGGCGCTGGCGGTGGGTCGCCTGGGCGGCACCGGCGAGCAGTACAGCGGCGACCTCATGCTGGCGTTCTCCACAGGCAATCGCGGAATCCCGCCGTACGCGTGGGACGAGGACGTCAACGTTTCCCGGCCCGAAGTGGCGGTGCGGATGGTCGCGCCCCAGCTGATGACCCGGCTGTTCGATCTGACGATCGAGGCCACCGAGGAGGCCATCGTCAACGCGATGGTGGCCGCGACCACGATGACCGGCCACAACGGCTTCACCGCCCACGCTCTCGATCACGGCCTGCTGCGGCAGGCGCTGGATATCAACCCCCCTTCGTCTCAGGAGATCTCGTGA
- a CDS encoding TetR family transcriptional regulator has protein sequence MGRPNRQEERRGDIMDAAIALIEHHDVATLKLADVAAELGLTTNAVRYYFKDMSQLLSELALRSDVRFYDDRQRLAAEAADPPAQLAVTIAAGLPSGPEDAEWRAIWRAVLAAGFELDRRADVQGIYHRQVGLYADLLAAGAESGAFTLTHPADDIAMTLMGMEDYFGYRIVARDPQIHRPTALRLMRQYAELATGATLPETV, from the coding sequence GTGGGGCGGCCGAATCGGCAGGAAGAACGGCGCGGCGACATCATGGATGCCGCGATCGCGCTGATCGAACACCACGACGTGGCCACCCTCAAGCTGGCCGACGTCGCCGCCGAACTCGGTCTGACGACCAACGCGGTGCGCTACTACTTCAAGGACATGTCGCAACTGTTGTCGGAGTTGGCGCTGCGCTCCGACGTCCGGTTCTACGACGACCGGCAGCGACTGGCCGCCGAGGCCGCGGACCCCCCGGCGCAGCTGGCGGTGACCATCGCCGCGGGTCTGCCCAGCGGACCTGAGGACGCCGAGTGGCGTGCCATCTGGCGCGCCGTCCTGGCCGCCGGTTTCGAACTCGACCGGCGCGCCGATGTGCAAGGCATCTACCACCGTCAGGTCGGCCTCTACGCCGATCTGCTGGCCGCCGGCGCGGAATCCGGGGCGTTCACGCTGACGCATCCGGCCGACGACATCGCGATGACGCTGATGGGGATGGAGGACTACTTCGGATACCGCATCGTGGCGCGGGACCCGCAGATCCACCGGCCGACCGCGCTGCGACTCATGCGCCAGTACGCCGAATTGGCCACCGGCGCAACGCTTCCCGAGACGGTCTGA
- a CDS encoding TIGR03619 family F420-dependent LLM class oxidoreductase yields MLIGLSTPVVVQTPAAASSWEAGAGIEDVARIAETADRLGFDFLTCSEHVAVPVEDAAVRGSVYWDPLATLGFLAARTSRIRLATSVLVLGYHHPLEIAKRYGTLDRVSGGRLVLGVGVGSLRAEFDLLGAAWEDRGARADDAIRALRASLSTPEPSYQGEFHRYRGMTVEPHAVQPRVPIWVGGRSRRSLRRAVGLADGWMPFGLRPAEIAEMLAGVHIPDGFDVVLPVGPLDPRAGDECLRRLRTLRSAGATGVTCSVAASSVEDYCDQLAGLRALVDEL; encoded by the coding sequence ATGCTGATCGGACTGTCGACGCCCGTCGTGGTGCAAACCCCGGCGGCGGCAAGTTCCTGGGAGGCCGGCGCCGGTATCGAAGACGTCGCCCGCATCGCCGAAACCGCGGACCGACTCGGCTTCGATTTCCTGACGTGTTCGGAGCATGTGGCGGTTCCTGTCGAGGACGCCGCTGTCCGCGGTTCGGTGTACTGGGATCCGCTGGCCACCCTCGGATTTCTGGCGGCCCGGACCAGCCGCATCCGGCTGGCCACCTCGGTGCTGGTCCTTGGTTATCACCATCCGCTGGAGATCGCGAAGCGCTACGGCACCCTGGACCGGGTCAGCGGCGGGCGGCTGGTCCTCGGCGTCGGCGTCGGCTCGTTGCGTGCGGAATTCGATCTGCTCGGCGCGGCGTGGGAGGACCGCGGTGCCAGGGCCGACGACGCGATCCGCGCGCTGCGTGCTTCGCTGTCTACGCCCGAGCCCTCCTACCAGGGCGAGTTCCACCGCTACCGGGGAATGACGGTCGAACCTCACGCCGTGCAGCCGCGGGTACCGATCTGGGTGGGCGGACGCAGCAGGCGTTCGCTGCGTCGCGCGGTCGGACTTGCCGACGGCTGGATGCCCTTCGGCTTACGACCCGCCGAGATCGCCGAGATGCTGGCCGGTGTCCATATTCCGGACGGTTTCGACGTCGTGCTGCCGGTCGGTCCGCTCGATCCACGCGCCGGCGACGAATGCCTGCGCCGGTTGCGGACGTTACGCTCGGCCGGGGCCACGGGCGTCACCTGTTCGGTGGCCGCGTCCTCGGTCGAGGATTACTGCGACCAACTCGCCGGCCTGCGTGCTCTCGTGGACGAGTTGTGA
- a CDS encoding nuclear transport factor 2 family protein: MTSEPEALETRLRRMEQRLQALEDEREIARLIASYGPSVDAADAVAAAALWSADGTYDVEGWHMSGRDDVAAMVDSDHHRHLVANGCAHFLGPAVVTVRGDDAVAVCESLVVLRADDGYPQREPRATRDGVPGPEYVVWRAAANHFRLCRVDGRWKVAARTSRLLDGRPAAHELLTAGVAGRTV; the protein is encoded by the coding sequence ATGACAAGTGAGCCGGAGGCCCTCGAAACCCGTTTGCGGCGAATGGAACAGCGCCTGCAGGCCCTCGAGGACGAGCGGGAGATCGCGCGTCTGATCGCGAGTTACGGTCCGAGCGTGGACGCCGCGGATGCGGTTGCGGCAGCGGCACTGTGGAGCGCCGACGGCACTTACGACGTCGAGGGCTGGCACATGTCAGGCCGCGACGACGTTGCGGCGATGGTGGATTCGGATCACCACCGTCATCTGGTTGCCAACGGGTGCGCCCACTTCCTCGGCCCGGCAGTGGTCACCGTCCGCGGAGACGACGCCGTCGCGGTGTGCGAGTCCCTGGTGGTGCTGCGGGCAGACGACGGTTATCCGCAACGGGAGCCCCGGGCGACCCGAGACGGGGTGCCCGGGCCGGAGTACGTGGTCTGGCGCGCGGCCGCCAATCATTTCCGGTTGTGTCGCGTCGACGGACGCTGGAAGGTGGCGGCACGCACAAGTCGCCTGCTCGACGGGAGACCCGCGGCCCACGAGCTGCTCACCGCGGGGGTCGCCGGCCGGACCGTGTGA
- a CDS encoding subtype B tannase: protein MTPGGNAMVDARGDLVSLAALAVAAGYVAVEPGCRGRTLVTPDGVCYGTAPAAVVDLKAAVRYLRSNAATMPGDTDRIVSTGTSAGGALSALLGASGDSPLYAGYLDDLGAADAGDAIYASGAWCPITDLEHADGAYEWNWGANPLSTGGQVDREVSAALGAQFAEYLKAAEIHGLNDFGVLNAANYPHYLLEHSLQPAATTYLTNLTEHDRAGYLAQNPFITWTAGEATFDWTGFVGHVGTRRKTAPAFDAFDLSTAENNLFGAGTVAARHFTAYSAARNTDGAVPLAAGIPELCDLMNPMYHLSRAETEVAPHWWIRVGTSDTDTALSVSANLAAAAAAAGASVSHRMYWDEGHGANPDAAEFITWIDRISR, encoded by the coding sequence GTGACACCCGGCGGCAACGCCATGGTCGACGCCCGCGGCGACTTGGTGAGCCTCGCTGCGCTGGCGGTGGCGGCCGGCTACGTCGCAGTCGAACCAGGCTGTCGCGGAAGGACTCTGGTCACCCCCGACGGCGTCTGCTACGGCACCGCCCCGGCTGCGGTCGTCGACCTCAAAGCCGCCGTCCGGTACCTCCGGTCGAACGCGGCCACGATGCCGGGTGACACCGACCGCATCGTGTCCACCGGCACCAGCGCCGGCGGTGCGCTCTCGGCGCTGCTCGGCGCGTCCGGCGACAGTCCGCTCTACGCCGGTTACCTCGACGACCTGGGTGCAGCCGATGCCGGCGACGCGATCTACGCCAGCGGTGCGTGGTGTCCCATCACCGACCTCGAACACGCCGACGGCGCCTACGAGTGGAACTGGGGTGCCAATCCGCTGTCCACCGGCGGACAGGTCGACAGGGAGGTGTCCGCAGCGCTCGGCGCGCAGTTCGCGGAGTACCTGAAGGCCGCGGAGATCCACGGCCTCAACGACTTCGGCGTCTTGAATGCCGCCAACTACCCGCACTACCTACTCGAGCACTCACTGCAGCCCGCCGCCACCACCTATCTGACGAACCTCACCGAGCACGACCGCGCCGGGTACCTCGCGCAGAACCCGTTCATCACCTGGACGGCCGGTGAAGCGACGTTCGACTGGACCGGCTTCGTCGGACACGTCGGCACCCGACGCAAGACCGCGCCCGCCTTCGACGCCTTCGACCTGTCCACCGCAGAGAACAACCTGTTCGGCGCGGGCACCGTCGCCGCGCGCCACTTCACCGCCTACAGCGCGGCCCGAAACACCGACGGCGCGGTGCCGCTGGCGGCAGGCATCCCCGAACTGTGCGATCTGATGAACCCGATGTACCACCTGTCCCGAGCTGAAACCGAGGTGGCGCCGCACTGGTGGATCCGCGTCGGCACCAGCGACACCGACACCGCGCTGAGCGTGTCGGCCAACCTGGCCGCCGCAGCGGCCGCCGCCGGCGCCTCGGTCAGCCACCGCATGTACTGGGATGAAGGGCACGGCGCGAACCCCGACGCCGCGGAGTTCATCACGTGGATCGACCGGATCTCCCGGTGA
- a CDS encoding SDR family oxidoreductase, with amino-acid sequence MSSTSAGSSSLVRYADRRVLVTGGGSGIGQACVLRILGEGGRVAAADISADGLADTVEKAGALGTGLTTVVMDVGDEASVSAGVAEAITALGGLDTLVNAAGILRSAHLTDTTLADFEQVLRINLIGTFLVTREAIAALHKGSGPAVVNFSSTSAQFAHPYMAAYAASKGGVLAMTHSWALEFAKAGIRFNCVQPGSISSGMTDGTGASRQSIGPGLPEDADYTLFGKVAPMLPLDGGAIFAAPDAVAGVVAMLGSHDAYFITGTEVRIDGGSHM; translated from the coding sequence GTGTCCTCTACCTCGGCAGGGTCGTCCTCCCTGGTGCGTTACGCCGATCGACGGGTGCTCGTCACCGGCGGCGGTTCGGGCATCGGGCAGGCGTGCGTGCTGCGCATTCTCGGCGAGGGCGGCCGGGTGGCGGCCGCCGACATCAGCGCCGACGGTCTCGCCGACACCGTGGAGAAGGCCGGCGCTCTCGGCACCGGCCTGACCACGGTCGTGATGGATGTCGGCGACGAAGCCTCTGTGTCGGCCGGGGTGGCCGAGGCGATCACGGCGCTGGGCGGATTGGACACACTGGTCAACGCCGCAGGGATCCTGCGGTCGGCGCACCTGACGGACACCACGCTGGCCGACTTCGAGCAGGTGCTGCGCATCAACCTGATCGGGACGTTCCTGGTCACCCGCGAGGCGATCGCGGCGCTGCACAAGGGCAGCGGCCCTGCCGTGGTCAACTTCAGCTCGACCTCGGCGCAGTTCGCCCACCCCTACATGGCCGCCTACGCCGCGTCCAAGGGCGGGGTGCTGGCGATGACCCACTCATGGGCCCTGGAGTTCGCCAAGGCGGGCATCCGGTTCAATTGCGTTCAGCCCGGCTCTATTTCGTCCGGTATGACCGACGGCACCGGCGCATCCCGGCAGAGCATCGGGCCCGGTCTGCCCGAGGACGCCGACTACACGCTGTTCGGTAAGGTCGCGCCGATGCTGCCACTGGACGGCGGCGCGATCTTCGCCGCCCCGGACGCCGTCGCCGGCGTGGTGGCGATGCTCGGCAGTCACGACGCGTACTTCATCACCGGCACCGAGGTCCGCATCGACGGCGGCTCGCACATGTGA
- a CDS encoding ABC transporter permease: MVNKAADRWSIGLPALSAGMSGPMQGVGGLLSMSADAVKFLFRRPFQGSEFLLQSWFVARVSLAPTLLVAIPFTVLVSFTLNILLSELGAADLSGAGAAFGAVTQVGPMVTVLIVASAGATAMCADLGSRTIREEIDAMEVLGINPVQRLVTPRMLASGLVALLLNSLVVIIGIVGGYVFSIFVQGVNPGAFAAGITLLTGVPEVIISCVKAALFGLIAGLVACYRGLSITSGGAKAVGNAVNETVVYAFMALFVVNVVVTAIGIQMTSG, translated from the coding sequence ATGGTGAACAAGGCCGCGGACCGCTGGTCCATCGGACTGCCGGCGCTGAGCGCCGGGATGTCCGGGCCCATGCAGGGCGTCGGGGGACTGCTGTCGATGTCCGCCGACGCCGTGAAGTTCTTGTTCCGGCGCCCGTTTCAGGGCAGCGAATTCCTGCTGCAGTCCTGGTTCGTGGCACGGGTGTCCCTGGCGCCCACCCTGCTCGTCGCCATCCCGTTCACCGTCCTGGTCAGCTTCACGCTGAACATCCTGCTCAGTGAACTCGGTGCCGCCGACCTGTCCGGTGCCGGGGCCGCGTTCGGCGCGGTCACCCAGGTGGGTCCCATGGTCACGGTGCTCATCGTGGCCAGCGCGGGGGCGACCGCGATGTGCGCCGACCTCGGGTCGCGCACGATCCGCGAGGAGATCGACGCGATGGAGGTGCTGGGCATCAACCCGGTGCAGCGCTTGGTCACCCCGCGCATGCTGGCCTCCGGCCTGGTGGCGCTGCTGCTCAACAGCCTGGTGGTGATCATCGGGATCGTCGGCGGCTACGTCTTCTCGATCTTCGTGCAGGGGGTCAACCCGGGTGCGTTCGCTGCGGGCATCACGCTGCTCACCGGGGTGCCCGAGGTGATCATCTCCTGCGTCAAGGCCGCGCTGTTCGGCCTGATCGCCGGTCTGGTGGCGTGCTACCGCGGGCTGAGCATCACCAGCGGCGGCGCCAAGGCAGTCGGCAACGCGGTCAACGAGACCGTCGTGTACGCCTTCATGGCGCTGTTCGTCGTCAACGTCGTCGTGACGGCGATCGGCATCCAGATGACGTCGGGTTAG
- a CDS encoding ABC transporter permease: MAAIRALHPRLAQQAGRPVDTLGRIGDHTAFYGRALAGVPHAAVHYRREIVRLIAEISMGAGTLAMIGGTVVIVGFLTLAAGGTLAVQGYSSLGDIGIEALTGFLAAFINVRISAPVVAGIGLAATFGAGVTAQLGAMRINEEIDALETMGIRPVEYLVSTRIVAGMIAIAPLYSIAVILSFAASKVTTVLLFGQSAGLYNHYFTTFLNPRDLLWSFLQAILMAIAVLLVHTYFGYFARGGPSGVGVAVGNAVRTSLIVVISVTLLVSLSIYGANGNFNLSG, from the coding sequence ATGGCGGCGATACGCGCACTGCACCCGCGGCTGGCCCAGCAGGCAGGCCGGCCGGTCGACACCCTGGGCCGGATCGGGGACCACACGGCGTTCTACGGCCGTGCACTCGCCGGTGTCCCGCATGCAGCGGTGCACTACCGGCGTGAGATCGTCCGGCTGATCGCCGAGATCAGCATGGGGGCAGGCACTCTGGCGATGATCGGCGGTACGGTCGTCATTGTCGGGTTCCTGACGCTGGCAGCCGGCGGCACCCTGGCCGTGCAGGGCTACAGCTCGCTCGGCGACATCGGCATCGAAGCGCTGACCGGCTTCTTGGCCGCGTTCATCAACGTGCGGATCTCCGCACCGGTGGTGGCAGGAATCGGATTGGCCGCGACGTTCGGCGCGGGCGTCACCGCACAACTGGGCGCGATGCGCATCAACGAGGAGATCGACGCGCTGGAGACGATGGGGATCCGCCCGGTCGAATACCTGGTCAGCACCCGCATCGTCGCAGGCATGATCGCGATCGCGCCGCTGTACTCGATCGCGGTGATCCTGTCGTTCGCCGCGAGCAAGGTGACCACCGTATTGCTGTTCGGGCAGTCGGCCGGCCTGTACAACCACTACTTCACCACCTTCCTCAACCCCCGGGACCTGCTGTGGTCCTTCCTCCAGGCGATCCTGATGGCGATCGCGGTCCTGTTGGTGCACACCTATTTCGGCTACTTCGCCAGGGGCGGACCTTCAGGGGTCGGCGTGGCGGTCGGTAACGCCGTCCGGACCTCGCTGATCGTCGTGATCTCGGTGACGCTGCTGGTGTCCCTGTCGATCTACGGCGCCAACGGCAACTTCAACCTGTCGGGTTAG
- a CDS encoding MCE family protein: protein MAANRRSGRPLIGLATVLAVVAVIAVAVGLFRGSFTSTVPVTVLTHRAGLVMNADAKVKWHGAQVGSVQSIAALPDGRAAIELAMDPSYLDIIPSDVRVDIASSTVFGSKYVDLVPPAVSSPQPLQAGQILNAEHVTVEINTVFEQLSSVLAKIEPAKLNQTLGALATALDGRGDQIGQTMSDFDAFLAKIEPSLPAMEHELTVAPVVIGTYADVAQDLVDTVEAATTVGETLVAEQEHLDRLLVSVIGLSDIGNEVVGGNRQAISNVMELLVPTTDLLNQYHEALNCGLGGAVQLAKAPGTPVPGGLLLQTIVLGQERYRYPQNLPKVAAKGGPQCTDLPKVGFQKHPPFVITDVNANPAQYGNQGIVLNSDGLKQLLFGPIDGPPRNGGQIGHPG, encoded by the coding sequence ATGGCAGCGAATCGACGTTCCGGACGTCCACTGATCGGTCTGGCCACGGTGCTCGCAGTGGTCGCGGTGATCGCGGTCGCGGTGGGCCTGTTCCGCGGCAGCTTCACCAGCACAGTCCCCGTCACCGTCCTGACCCACCGCGCCGGCCTGGTGATGAACGCCGATGCGAAGGTGAAATGGCATGGTGCGCAGGTTGGTTCGGTGCAATCCATCGCGGCACTGCCGGACGGCAGGGCCGCGATCGAGTTGGCGATGGACCCGTCCTACCTCGACATCATCCCGTCGGACGTCCGGGTGGACATCGCCTCGTCGACGGTGTTCGGATCGAAGTACGTGGACCTGGTGCCCCCGGCCGTGTCCTCACCGCAGCCGCTGCAGGCGGGCCAGATCCTGAACGCCGAGCACGTCACCGTCGAGATCAACACGGTGTTCGAGCAACTGTCCTCGGTGCTGGCGAAGATCGAGCCCGCCAAGCTGAACCAGACCCTCGGTGCGCTGGCCACCGCGCTGGACGGCCGCGGTGACCAGATAGGGCAGACCATGTCGGACTTCGACGCCTTCCTCGCCAAGATCGAACCGAGCCTGCCGGCCATGGAGCACGAACTCACGGTGGCCCCCGTGGTCATCGGCACCTACGCCGACGTCGCGCAGGATCTCGTCGACACCGTCGAGGCCGCCACCACGGTCGGTGAGACCCTCGTGGCAGAACAGGAACACCTGGACAGGCTGCTGGTCAGCGTGATCGGGCTGTCCGACATCGGCAACGAGGTGGTGGGCGGCAACCGCCAGGCCATCAGCAACGTGATGGAACTGCTGGTGCCCACCACCGACCTGCTGAACCAGTACCACGAGGCGCTCAACTGCGGCCTCGGTGGCGCCGTCCAGTTGGCCAAGGCGCCCGGTACCCCGGTGCCGGGCGGCCTGCTGCTGCAGACGATCGTGCTCGGCCAGGAACGCTACCGCTACCCGCAGAACCTGCCGAAGGTCGCGGCCAAGGGCGGTCCCCAGTGCACGGATCTGCCGAAAGTCGGCTTCCAGAAGCATCCGCCGTTCGTCATCACCGACGTCAACGCCAACCCCGCGCAATACGGAAACCAGGGCATCGTGCTGAACTCCGACGGCCTCAAACAGCTTCTGTTCGGCCCGATCGACGGGCCGCCGCGCAACGGCGGACAGATCGGGCATCCGGGATGA
- a CDS encoding MCE family protein, translating into MTDVGKAATKFAAFGLTMVLLTVGLFMIFGEYRSGSANRYSAVLADSSSLESGDSVRAAGIRVGTVRAVALQDDGTVVVDFDADDNVRLTESTKIAVRYLNLVGDRYLELLDEPGTAKIQPPGSRIGVERTEPALSLDLLLGGLKPVIQGLNPADVNALTGSLIQILQGQGGNLESLFSRTSSFTNALADNGQTVERLIDTLNDTITTVAADGENFSTAIDRLEQLATGLAQDRDPIGAAITALDDGTASLAGLLTEARPPLAGTVDELNRLAPLLSNETDLARLDLTLQKTPQNYRKLVRLGSYGSWLNLYICGVSIRVSDLQGRTAHFPWVIQNTGRCGEP; encoded by the coding sequence ATGACGGACGTGGGCAAGGCCGCGACCAAGTTCGCGGCGTTCGGGCTCACGATGGTGCTGCTGACCGTCGGACTCTTCATGATCTTCGGCGAGTACCGGTCGGGATCGGCCAACCGGTACTCGGCCGTCCTCGCCGACTCCTCCAGCCTGGAGAGCGGAGACTCGGTGCGGGCCGCCGGGATTCGGGTCGGAACCGTCAGGGCCGTCGCGCTGCAGGACGACGGCACCGTGGTGGTCGACTTCGACGCCGACGACAACGTCCGGCTCACCGAGAGCACCAAGATCGCGGTGCGGTATCTGAACCTCGTCGGGGACCGATACCTGGAGCTTCTCGACGAACCCGGCACGGCGAAGATCCAGCCCCCCGGCTCCCGGATCGGTGTGGAACGCACCGAGCCCGCACTGAGCCTCGATCTGCTGCTGGGCGGCCTCAAACCCGTCATCCAGGGACTGAACCCCGCCGATGTCAACGCGCTGACGGGCTCACTGATCCAGATTCTGCAAGGGCAGGGCGGAAACCTGGAGTCGTTGTTCAGCAGAACGTCCTCGTTCACCAACGCGCTGGCCGACAACGGACAGACCGTCGAACGGCTCATCGACACCCTCAACGACACCATCACCACGGTCGCCGCGGACGGGGAGAACTTCTCCACCGCCATCGACCGGCTCGAACAGCTGGCCACCGGGCTCGCCCAGGACCGCGACCCGATCGGTGCAGCCATCACCGCGCTGGACGACGGCACCGCGTCACTGGCCGGTCTGCTGACCGAGGCCCGGCCGCCACTGGCGGGCACGGTCGACGAGTTGAACCGGCTGGCGCCACTGCTGTCGAACGAAACCGATTTGGCCCGGCTGGATCTGACGTTGCAGAAAACCCCACAGAACTATCGCAAGCTGGTCCGGCTGGGCTCCTACGGAAGCTGGCTGAACCTGTACATCTGCGGAGTCTCGATCCGGGTCAGCGACCTGCAGGGAAGGACCGCGCACTTCCCGTGGGTCATCCAAAACACCGGAAGGTGCGGTGAGCCCTGA
- a CDS encoding MCE family protein, whose protein sequence is MQKYRGSSLIRAGFLGVVLIALVITVGLQPQQLWAMATSVRYQAVFAEAGGLTSGNDVKVSGVTVGSVSDVELARGTALVTFAVNSAVRVGSDTTATVGISTVLGERVLVLKPAGSEGLGTMGVIPLNRTGSPYSLTDAVGEFTSNTEATDTAAINQSLDTLSDTIERIAPQLAPTFDGVSRLSKSLNSRNESLGALLDAASDVTGVLSERSAQVNTLLLNANDLLAMLQERRYAIVNLLASTTAVAQQLSGMVADNEQELAPTLEKLNTVSEMLERNRDNITASLKGLAKYQVTQGEAVNNGFYYNGFASNLLPGPAIQPFLDYALGFRRGVDAGQPPDNAGPRAEFPWPYNGIPGGSR, encoded by the coding sequence ATGCAGAAGTACCGCGGATCTTCGCTCATCCGAGCCGGTTTCCTCGGCGTGGTCCTCATCGCGCTCGTGATCACCGTGGGCCTGCAGCCCCAGCAGCTGTGGGCGATGGCGACCTCGGTGCGGTACCAGGCGGTGTTCGCCGAAGCCGGCGGACTGACGTCGGGCAACGACGTGAAGGTGTCGGGGGTGACGGTGGGCTCCGTCTCCGACGTCGAACTCGCGCGCGGCACAGCGCTCGTCACGTTTGCGGTGAACAGCGCGGTGCGCGTCGGCAGCGACACCACCGCCACCGTGGGCATCTCGACCGTGCTGGGGGAGCGGGTGCTGGTGCTCAAACCGGCGGGCAGCGAGGGCCTCGGCACGATGGGTGTCATCCCGCTGAACCGCACCGGTTCGCCCTACTCGCTGACCGATGCGGTGGGGGAATTCACCTCCAACACCGAAGCCACCGACACGGCCGCGATCAACCAGTCCCTGGACACGTTGTCCGACACCATCGAACGGATCGCGCCGCAGCTGGCGCCGACGTTCGACGGGGTGTCGCGGCTGTCGAAATCGCTGAACAGCCGCAACGAGTCGCTCGGCGCTCTGCTGGACGCCGCCTCCGACGTCACCGGCGTGCTGTCCGAGCGCAGCGCCCAGGTCAACACATTGCTGCTCAACGCCAACGACCTGCTGGCGATGCTGCAGGAACGCCGGTACGCGATCGTCAACCTGCTCGCGAGCACCACCGCGGTGGCGCAACAACTGTCGGGGATGGTGGCCGACAACGAGCAGGAACTCGCGCCGACCCTGGAGAAGCTGAACACGGTCTCGGAGATGCTCGAACGCAACCGGGACAACATCACGGCCTCCCTCAAAGGCCTCGCCAAATACCAGGTCACTCAAGGTGAGGCCGTGAACAACGGGTTCTACTACAACGGGTTCGCGTCGAATCTGCTGCCCGGCCCGGCGATCCAGCCGTTCCTGGACTACGCGCTCGGTTTCCGCCGGGGCGTGGACGCCGGGCAACCCCCGGACAATGCCGGGCCGCGCGCCGAGTTCCCCTGGCCCTACAACGGTATTCCCGGAGGGTCGCGATGA